One Streptomyces sp. V4I8 genomic window carries:
- a CDS encoding MDR family MFS transporter codes for MTSLLSRGLRSKAPDRPRVSTLLRLLILTQLAFNIGFFAVLPFLSEHLGQAIGMAGWLVGFVLGLRTFSQQGLFVVGGALADRYGIRPVVLTGCVLRIAGFAWLGYAQQTWAVIAAVLLIGFAAALFSPAVESEVARQAVLWEESGAGSRTRVLALLTVAGQAGAFIGPLLGALLLSVDFRTVCLAGAAIFVLVLAGHAWLLPQHIPGRGGVRFRGGMGKLLHNRRFLALCCAYGAYLLAYNQLYLALPDEVERATGSQAPLAWLFALSSLLVVTAQLPVTHWAEERLTLRRSMVAGLLLIAAGFAVVAAALPADRTGTAALLPAAGFVILLTFGQMLVAPVARAWVSDLAEEGRLGLYTGALSSISGLIVLIGSSATGTLLDTGLPPAVPWLVLVAVPLAAIGLLPRR; via the coding sequence ATGACCTCGCTCCTGTCGCGCGGCCTGCGCAGCAAGGCGCCCGACCGTCCCCGCGTCTCCACCCTCCTCCGCCTCCTCATCCTCACCCAACTCGCCTTCAACATCGGCTTCTTCGCCGTCCTGCCCTTCCTCTCCGAGCACCTGGGACAGGCCATCGGCATGGCGGGCTGGCTGGTCGGGTTCGTGCTGGGGCTGCGGACCTTCAGCCAGCAGGGCCTGTTCGTGGTGGGCGGGGCGCTGGCCGACCGGTACGGCATACGGCCGGTCGTGCTCACGGGCTGCGTACTGCGGATCGCCGGATTCGCGTGGCTCGGTTACGCGCAGCAGACATGGGCGGTCATTGCCGCGGTCCTGCTGATCGGGTTCGCCGCCGCGCTGTTCTCACCGGCCGTGGAGTCCGAGGTGGCCCGGCAGGCGGTGTTGTGGGAGGAGTCGGGGGCCGGTTCCCGCACCCGCGTCCTCGCGCTGCTGACCGTGGCCGGACAGGCGGGCGCGTTCATCGGCCCCTTGCTCGGCGCACTGCTGCTGTCAGTGGACTTCCGTACGGTCTGCCTCGCCGGCGCCGCGATCTTCGTACTCGTCCTCGCCGGGCACGCGTGGCTGCTGCCGCAGCACATACCCGGGCGGGGAGGCGTACGGTTCCGCGGCGGCATGGGCAAGCTGCTGCACAACCGCCGCTTCCTCGCCCTGTGCTGCGCGTACGGCGCCTACCTGCTCGCCTACAACCAGCTCTATCTCGCCCTCCCCGACGAGGTGGAGCGCGCCACCGGCTCCCAGGCACCGCTGGCCTGGCTCTTCGCCCTGTCCTCGCTGCTGGTGGTGACGGCCCAGCTGCCGGTCACCCACTGGGCGGAGGAACGGCTCACCCTGCGCCGGTCCATGGTGGCCGGCCTGCTGCTGATCGCGGCCGGGTTCGCGGTCGTGGCCGCCGCCCTCCCCGCCGACCGGACTGGCACGGCGGCCCTGTTGCCCGCAGCCGGTTTCGTCATCCTTCTCACCTTCGGCCAGATGCTCGTCGCACCGGTCGCCCGCGCCTGGGTCTCCGACCTCGCCGAGGAGGGCCGACTCGGCCTCTACACCGGCGCGTTGTCCTCGATCTCCGGCCTGATCGTCCTGATCGGCAGCTCGGCGACGGGGACCCTCCTGGACACCGGCCTGCCCCCCGCCGTTCCCTGGCTGGTGCTGGTGGCCGTACCGCTCGCGGCCATCGGGTTGCTGCCGCGCCGGTAA
- a CDS encoding serine hydrolase domain-containing protein, whose translation MALLTQEVDPGEVGLDAKALDRLDQHLAHYVDEGRIPGYLVSVARGGRVAHLTTHGHRDLAAGLPVETDTLWRIYSMTKPVTSVAALLLVEEGKLSLDDPVGRHLPAFAEPRVYVSGSGTDTVTRPAEGPMTVRHLMTHTAGLTFAFYHTHPVDALYRDANLESAVLPGSDLARTVDVYASLPLQFEPGTQWNYSVATNVLGRVIEVVSGQPLDAFFAERIFGPLGMTDAGFCVSDEQADRLAELYGETDSGGIEPIPGLPLRGRPRFLSGSGGMAASAHDVHRFMELLRRRGELDGTRLLAPGTVDLMTSNHLPGGADLRAFGSRPAHDEPGNDGIGFGLGVSVVIDPTRTKAPAVLGAYGWSGVATTTFWVDPRHDLTVQFMTQVRPKSSHTLFHDLKRFVNEAVTEA comes from the coding sequence ATGGCACTGCTGACACAAGAGGTCGACCCGGGTGAGGTCGGGCTGGACGCGAAGGCACTGGACCGCCTCGACCAGCACCTGGCCCACTATGTCGACGAGGGGCGGATACCCGGCTACCTGGTGTCCGTCGCCCGCGGTGGACGCGTCGCCCACCTCACCACGCACGGCCACCGGGACCTCGCGGCGGGGCTGCCCGTCGAGACCGACACGCTGTGGCGGATCTACTCCATGACCAAGCCCGTCACCTCGGTGGCCGCGCTGCTGCTGGTGGAGGAGGGCAAGCTGTCGCTCGACGACCCGGTCGGCCGCCATCTGCCCGCCTTCGCCGAGCCCCGGGTGTACGTCAGCGGATCGGGCACCGACACGGTGACCCGCCCCGCCGAGGGCCCGATGACCGTCCGGCACCTGATGACCCACACCGCCGGACTGACCTTCGCCTTCTACCACACGCACCCCGTCGACGCCCTCTACCGCGACGCCAACCTGGAGTCGGCCGTGCTGCCCGGCTCCGACCTGGCCAGGACGGTCGACGTGTACGCGAGCCTGCCGCTGCAGTTCGAGCCGGGGACGCAGTGGAACTACTCGGTCGCCACCAACGTGCTGGGCCGGGTCATCGAGGTGGTGTCCGGGCAGCCGCTCGACGCGTTCTTCGCCGAGCGGATCTTCGGGCCGCTCGGGATGACCGACGCCGGGTTCTGCGTGAGCGACGAACAGGCGGACAGGCTCGCGGAGTTGTACGGCGAGACCGACAGCGGCGGCATCGAGCCGATCCCCGGTCTCCCGCTGCGCGGCCGGCCCCGCTTCCTGTCCGGCAGCGGCGGCATGGCCGCCTCCGCGCACGACGTCCACCGCTTCATGGAACTGCTGCGCCGCCGCGGCGAACTCGACGGCACCCGGCTGCTGGCCCCCGGGACCGTGGACCTGATGACGTCCAACCACCTGCCCGGCGGCGCCGATCTGCGCGCCTTCGGCAGCCGCCCCGCCCATGACGAGCCCGGCAACGACGGCATCGGCTTCGGTCTCGGCGTCTCCGTGGTGATCGACCCGACGCGCACGAAGGCCCCGGCCGTGCTCGGCGCCTACGGCTGGAGCGGCGTGGCGACCACCACGTTCTGGGTCGACCCGCGCCATGACCTGACGGTGCAGTTCATGACGCAGGTGCGGCCGAAGTCCTCGCACACGCTGTTCCACGACCTCAAGCGGTTCGTGAACGAGGCCGTCACGGAGGCCTGA
- a CDS encoding ABC transporter permease subunit — protein sequence MRRQAVTLLWRAGIAAALVCAIGVLPWLTHTDPALTVLKARSADRDPTPGVLADIRAQLGLDHGPFHLLGDWLGGLWRGDAGRSWISGSEVAPAVLQALGVSLLLMAVALAVATATAALICARTLWLGAHRRLDGRRAGGSGSAVLAALPEFLTASVLATVVGVQLGWLPALGWYGPQWTILPALALGLPAGAVLGRLLDDLLPGAFAEPWALAATARGLPGRTVARQALRRCLPGLLPNTGLFVVGLTGGSVTVEQIFDIPGLGRTTLQAALAQDLPVLQAGTLALTLLAAAATGLAHLLTRQLIGPALRDGALPSLHRPTPPARTILPFVHTALLLTVIALGLPRDPLTLDTTERLAAPSPSHPFGTDALGRDVLARVGHGALDTLLLALAITAATLLTGVALGLLPRLSGPLVDTVTALPPVLVALLVTAVVGSGTATPALAVAAVAWAPLAAHTSALLRQERAALHLTATRALGAGPWYLLRHELLPAVVPPVTRHALLRLPGVALALASLAFLGLGAQPPSPEWGLLLAENQPYAERAPWAVLAPAAVLALLGALAVTTAGGIRSERRRRAGTEPALPLPEDQAPTRELVKTG from the coding sequence ATGCGGCGCCAGGCAGTCACGCTCCTGTGGCGTGCGGGGATCGCGGCCGCCCTGGTGTGCGCCATCGGCGTACTGCCCTGGCTCACGCACACCGACCCCGCGCTCACCGTGCTCAAGGCCCGGTCGGCGGACCGCGACCCCACGCCCGGGGTACTGGCGGACATCCGTGCCCAACTCGGCCTGGACCACGGCCCGTTCCACCTCCTCGGTGACTGGCTGGGCGGGCTGTGGCGCGGGGACGCCGGCCGGTCCTGGATCTCCGGCAGCGAGGTCGCGCCCGCCGTGCTCCAGGCCCTGGGCGTGTCCCTGCTGCTGATGGCGGTGGCCCTCGCGGTCGCCACCGCCACCGCCGCGCTGATCTGCGCCCGCACCCTGTGGCTGGGCGCCCACCGCCGACTCGACGGACGGCGGGCCGGAGGCAGCGGTTCGGCCGTCCTCGCAGCCCTCCCCGAGTTCCTCACCGCGTCCGTACTCGCCACCGTCGTCGGCGTCCAACTCGGCTGGCTGCCCGCCCTCGGCTGGTACGGCCCGCAGTGGACGATCCTGCCCGCCCTCGCCCTGGGCCTGCCCGCGGGCGCCGTCCTCGGCCGGCTCCTCGACGACCTCCTGCCCGGCGCCTTCGCCGAGCCCTGGGCCCTGGCGGCCACCGCACGCGGACTCCCCGGCCGCACGGTCGCCCGCCAGGCCCTGCGCCGCTGCCTGCCCGGGCTGCTCCCCAACACCGGTCTGTTCGTGGTCGGACTGACCGGCGGATCGGTCACCGTGGAGCAGATCTTCGACATCCCCGGCCTGGGCCGCACCACCCTCCAGGCCGCCCTGGCTCAGGACCTGCCCGTCCTCCAGGCCGGCACCCTCGCCCTCACCCTGCTCGCCGCGGCGGCCACCGGCCTGGCCCACCTCCTCACCCGCCAGCTGATCGGCCCCGCCCTGCGCGACGGAGCGCTGCCCTCCCTGCACCGCCCGACACCACCAGCCCGCACGATCCTGCCGTTCGTCCATACCGCCCTGCTCCTCACCGTCATCGCCCTCGGCCTGCCCCGCGACCCGCTGACCCTCGACACCACCGAGCGCCTGGCCGCCCCTTCCCCCTCCCACCCGTTCGGCACCGACGCGCTCGGCAGGGACGTCCTCGCCCGCGTCGGCCACGGCGCCCTCGACACCCTGCTGCTCGCCCTCGCGATCACCGCCGCCACCCTCCTCACCGGCGTGGCACTCGGCCTGCTGCCCCGGCTGTCCGGCCCGCTCGTCGACACCGTCACCGCACTGCCGCCGGTCCTCGTCGCCCTGCTCGTCACCGCGGTCGTCGGCAGCGGAACCGCCACGCCCGCGCTCGCCGTGGCCGCCGTAGCCTGGGCGCCGCTCGCCGCCCACACCTCCGCACTGCTCCGACAGGAACGCGCCGCCCTCCACCTCACGGCCACCCGGGCCCTGGGGGCCGGCCCCTGGTACCTCCTGCGCCACGAACTCCTGCCCGCCGTCGTCCCGCCCGTCACCCGCCACGCCCTGCTCCGCCTCCCCGGCGTCGCCCTCGCCCTCGCCTCGCTGGCCTTCCTCGGCCTGGGCGCCCAGCCGCCCTCCCCGGAATGGGGCCTGCTCCTCGCCGAGAACCAGCCCTACGCCGAGCGCGCCCCCTGGGCGGTCCTCGCCCCGGCCGCCGTACTCGCCCTGCTGGGCGCGCTGGCGGTGACGACGGCGGGAGGCATACGGAGCGAACGGCGACGACGGGCCGGCACCGAGCCCGCCCTCCCACTGCCCGAAGATCAAGCCCCCACCCGGGAGTTGGTGAAGACCGGATGA
- a CDS encoding 6-pyruvoyl tetrahydropterin synthase family protein, whose translation MFSITVRDHIMIAHSFRGDVFGPAQRLHGATFLVDATFRREQLDDDNIVVDIGLATRELGAVVGELNYRNLDNEPDFAGINTSTEFLAKVIADRLAERIEKGALGEGAQGLAGLTVTLHESHVAWASYERAL comes from the coding sequence TTGTTCAGCATCACCGTCCGCGATCACATCATGATCGCCCACAGCTTCCGCGGCGACGTCTTCGGGCCCGCACAGCGTCTGCATGGAGCGACGTTCCTGGTGGACGCCACGTTCCGGCGCGAGCAGCTGGACGACGACAACATCGTCGTCGACATCGGACTGGCCACGCGGGAACTGGGCGCCGTCGTCGGGGAGCTGAACTACCGGAACCTCGACAACGAACCCGACTTCGCCGGCATCAACACCTCCACCGAGTTCCTGGCCAAGGTCATCGCCGACCGGCTCGCCGAGCGGATCGAGAAGGGCGCGCTGGGCGAGGGTGCCCAGGGCCTCGCGGGCCTCACCGTCACCCTGCACGAGTCGCATGTCGCCTGGGCGAGTTACGAGCGTGCGCTGTGA
- a CDS encoding glycosyltransferase family 4 protein encodes MHQPGPEKTDKTDKAGVTKLGYVPVQHSVLKNAEIIPMSLRSVHFVMPGGVDDPTVPSGGNAYDRRVSLDLPGFGWQVHKHAVDGSWPCPDAAARTELARTLREFPDGTVVLLDGLVACGVPEIIVPEAERLSLAVLVHLPLGDETGLDPVVAAELDARERTVLRAVPAVIATSDWAVRRLVSHHGLAPERVHVAAPGADIAPLASGTDGVSRLLCVAALTPRKGQHRLVEALAAVTDLPWSCVCVGGLNQDPEYVAELRSLIARHGLEDRLILAGPQAGAELDASYNTADLMVLTSYAETYGMAVTEALARGIPVLATDVGGLPEAVGRAPDGGVPGILVPPENPAAIAAELRGWFGEADVRRRLKAAARGRRAALNGWAGTARSLAAVLGRLPDEPRRAA; translated from the coding sequence CTGCACCAGCCGGGCCCGGAGAAGACAGATAAGACGGACAAGGCGGGGGTGACCAAGCTCGGCTATGTGCCGGTGCAGCACTCCGTCCTGAAGAACGCCGAGATCATCCCCATGTCCCTGCGCTCCGTGCACTTCGTGATGCCGGGCGGCGTCGACGACCCGACCGTGCCGAGCGGCGGCAACGCCTATGACCGGCGCGTGAGTCTGGACCTGCCCGGCTTCGGCTGGCAGGTGCACAAGCACGCGGTGGACGGCAGCTGGCCCTGCCCCGACGCCGCCGCCCGCACGGAACTCGCCCGCACGCTGCGGGAGTTCCCGGACGGCACGGTCGTCCTCCTGGACGGGCTGGTCGCCTGCGGCGTGCCCGAGATCATCGTCCCGGAGGCGGAGCGGCTGAGCCTCGCGGTCCTCGTCCACCTCCCGCTCGGCGACGAGACGGGGCTCGACCCCGTCGTGGCCGCGGAACTCGACGCCCGGGAGCGGACGGTGCTGCGGGCGGTCCCCGCGGTGATCGCCACCAGCGACTGGGCAGTCCGCCGCCTCGTCTCCCACCACGGCCTCGCCCCCGAACGGGTCCATGTCGCCGCCCCCGGCGCCGACATCGCGCCCCTCGCGTCCGGCACGGACGGCGTGTCCCGCCTGCTGTGCGTGGCCGCCTTGACACCGCGCAAGGGACAGCACCGGCTGGTGGAGGCCCTGGCGGCGGTGACCGACCTGCCCTGGAGCTGCGTGTGCGTGGGCGGGCTGAACCAGGACCCCGAGTACGTGGCCGAGCTGCGGTCCCTGATCGCGCGGCACGGCCTGGAGGACCGGCTGATCCTCGCGGGCCCGCAGGCCGGCGCCGAACTCGACGCCAGCTACAACACTGCCGACCTCATGGTGCTCACCTCCTACGCCGAGACGTACGGCATGGCGGTGACGGAAGCGCTCGCGCGCGGTATCCCCGTACTGGCGACGGACGTCGGCGGGCTGCCGGAGGCGGTCGGCCGCGCTCCCGACGGCGGTGTCCCCGGCATCCTCGTCCCCCCGGAGAACCCCGCCGCGATCGCCGCCGAACTGCGCGGCTGGTTCGGCGAGGCGGACGTACGACGCCGACTGAAGGCGGCGGCCCGCGGACGCCGGGCCGCCCTGAACGGCTGGGCCGGCACGGCCCGCAGCCTGGCCGCGGTACTGGGCCGACTGCCTGACGAACCCCGGAGGGCGGCATGA
- a CDS encoding class I SAM-dependent methyltransferase: MSGVSVPTGSDADAVILGAGPSYRPGERATVRLRDAGPDDPARYAPEWLELREGADAAARAHDLLDPLRIRLANLPGRAGLVIHDVGCGTGSMGRWLAPHLDGPQHWVLHDRDPYLLHFAAVASPRSSADGSRVTVETRRGDIGRLTADALDGASLVTASALLDVLTREEIDTLAAACAGVGCPALLTLSVAGRVELTPSDPLDTEIAEAFNAHQRRSGLLGPDAVTAAAEAFAEHGATVQVHPSPWRLGPDESALTAQWLRGWVGAAVEERPELRERADRYLSERLAACQAGELRVVVHHSDLLALCRPTGGAS, from the coding sequence ATGAGCGGCGTATCCGTACCGACGGGGTCCGACGCGGACGCCGTGATTCTCGGGGCCGGCCCCAGCTACCGTCCCGGGGAGCGGGCCACCGTACGCCTCCGGGACGCGGGGCCCGACGACCCGGCCCGCTACGCCCCCGAGTGGCTGGAGCTGCGCGAAGGCGCCGATGCCGCCGCGCGGGCCCATGACCTGCTCGATCCGCTGCGGATCCGGCTCGCCAACCTGCCCGGACGCGCCGGACTGGTCATCCACGACGTGGGCTGCGGCACCGGCTCCATGGGCCGTTGGCTCGCGCCCCACCTCGACGGCCCCCAGCACTGGGTCCTGCACGACCGCGACCCCTACCTCCTGCACTTCGCCGCCGTGGCCTCCCCGCGCTCCTCCGCCGACGGCAGCCGCGTCACCGTCGAGACGCGCCGCGGCGACATCGGCCGTCTCACCGCGGACGCCCTCGACGGCGCCTCGCTGGTGACGGCCTCCGCGCTGCTCGACGTCCTCACCCGCGAGGAGATCGACACCCTCGCCGCCGCCTGTGCGGGCGTGGGCTGCCCGGCGCTGTTGACGCTCTCCGTCGCCGGCCGCGTCGAACTCACCCCGTCCGACCCGCTGGACACGGAGATCGCCGAGGCCTTCAACGCCCACCAGCGCCGCTCGGGCCTGCTGGGCCCGGACGCGGTCACGGCGGCGGCCGAGGCGTTCGCCGAGCACGGCGCGACCGTACAGGTGCACCCGAGCCCGTGGCGTCTCGGCCCCGACGAGTCGGCGCTCACCGCGCAGTGGCTGCGCGGTTGGGTCGGCGCGGCGGTCGAGGAACGCCCCGAACTCCGTGAGCGCGCCGACCGCTACCTGTCCGAACGCCTTGCCGCCTGCCAGGCCGGCGAGCTGCGCGTCGTGGTCCACCACAGCGACCTGCTCGCACTGTGCCGGCCGACGGGCGGAGCGTCATGA
- the ribA gene encoding GTP cyclohydrolase II: MTEKIGVLGKKSGQRTQRSGVERVVNAPLPTVYGEFRAIGYLDHDRGDEQVALVYGEIGTDDVLTRLHSECLTGDAFGSQHCECGDQLASALRAVVAEGSGIVVYLRGHEGRGIGLLGKLRAMALQAEGLDTVEANLALGLPVDARDYGVAAEILHDLGVASVRLMSNNPRKREALVRHGIQVAEQVPLLIPPCENNITYLRTKRERLDHHLPHLDAVAHLS; encoded by the coding sequence ATGACAGAAAAAATTGGCGTACTCGGCAAGAAGTCCGGACAGCGGACGCAGCGTTCCGGCGTGGAACGCGTGGTGAATGCCCCGCTGCCCACCGTGTACGGGGAATTCCGCGCGATCGGCTACCTCGACCACGACCGCGGTGACGAGCAAGTGGCCCTGGTGTACGGCGAGATAGGCACGGACGACGTTCTCACCCGGCTGCACTCCGAGTGCCTGACCGGCGACGCCTTCGGTTCCCAGCACTGCGAGTGCGGCGACCAGCTCGCCTCCGCGCTGCGTGCCGTCGTCGCCGAGGGCAGCGGCATCGTCGTCTACCTGCGGGGCCACGAGGGCCGCGGCATCGGTCTGCTCGGCAAGCTGCGGGCGATGGCCCTGCAGGCGGAGGGCCTGGACACCGTGGAGGCCAACCTGGCGCTCGGCCTGCCGGTGGACGCCCGCGACTACGGGGTCGCCGCCGAGATCCTGCACGACCTGGGCGTGGCGAGCGTCCGCCTGATGTCGAACAACCCGCGCAAGCGCGAGGCGTTGGTGCGGCACGGCATCCAGGTGGCCGAGCAGGTACCGCTGCTGATCCCGCCGTGCGAGAACAACATCACCTATCTGCGCACCAAGCGGGAGCGCCTCGACCACCATCTGCCCCATCTGGACGCGGTCGCGCACCTGTCCTGA
- a CDS encoding CDP-alcohol phosphatidyltransferase family protein, whose translation MALNNTYEARLVQQETAVGAGVQILLLALLGPAIGMGPAGLLTGLVFAIASWALLSLALHRSRLRSFGPANRVTLGRATLVGGVTALVADSFQSSPPVTLFVGLTAVALILDGVDGKVARRTGTSTALGARFDMEVDAFLILVLSVYVSMSLGPWVLLIGAMRYGFVAAARFWPWLNAPLPPSTARKTVAAMQGVFLLLAASGFFPYAATFAVTAAALAALVWSFGRDILWLYRTSRTRRQVGVTGVRELVAS comes from the coding sequence GTGGCCCTGAACAACACGTACGAAGCAAGGCTGGTCCAGCAGGAGACCGCTGTGGGAGCGGGCGTGCAGATCCTGTTGCTGGCCCTGCTCGGTCCGGCGATCGGTATGGGGCCGGCGGGCTTGCTGACCGGCCTCGTCTTCGCCATCGCCTCCTGGGCGCTGCTCTCGCTGGCCCTGCACCGGTCCCGGCTGCGTTCCTTCGGCCCGGCGAACCGGGTCACCCTCGGGCGGGCGACGCTGGTGGGTGGTGTGACTGCGCTGGTGGCGGACTCCTTCCAGAGCTCGCCGCCGGTGACGTTGTTCGTCGGCCTGACGGCGGTCGCCCTGATCCTCGACGGTGTGGACGGCAAGGTGGCCCGGCGCACGGGCACGTCGACAGCCCTGGGGGCGCGCTTCGACATGGAGGTGGACGCGTTCCTGATCCTGGTGTTGAGCGTGTACGTCTCGATGTCGCTGGGTCCGTGGGTTCTCCTGATCGGCGCCATGCGCTACGGCTTCGTCGCCGCCGCCCGCTTCTGGCCCTGGCTGAACGCCCCGCTTCCGCCCAGCACGGCCCGCAAGACGGTCGCCGCGATGCAGGGCGTGTTCCTGCTGCTGGCCGCGTCCGGCTTCTTCCCCTACGCGGCGACGTTCGCGGTCACCGCGGCGGCTCTGGCGGCGCTGGTCTGGTCGTTCGGCCGGGACATCCTGTGGCTGTACCGGACGTCGCGCACGCGGCGGCAGGTGGGGGTGACGGGGGTGCGGGAGCTTGTGGCGTCCTGA
- a CDS encoding zinc-binding alcohol dehydrogenase has translation MNRTARAFWLSSPGEGEIREVTLPERGEDEVLVRSLYSGVSRGTETLVFRGGVPESQYAAMRAPFQEGEFPAPVKYGYLSVGVVEEGPDELVGRTVFCLHPHQTRYVVPASAVTVVPDTVPAERAFLAGTVETAVNALWDAAPLVGDRIAVVGGGMVGCSVAALLARFPGVRLQLVDADPGRAEVAKALGVGFASPEEALGECDLVVHASATEQGLARSLELLRAEGTVLELSWYGDRQISLPLGEAFHSRRLNIRSSQVGTVSPARSGSRTYSDRLALALDLLADPALDALVTGESAFEELPEVMPKLTSGEVPALCHRVRYTDTP, from the coding sequence ATGAACCGCACCGCACGTGCGTTCTGGCTCAGCTCTCCGGGTGAAGGAGAGATCCGGGAGGTCACCCTGCCGGAACGGGGCGAGGACGAAGTGCTGGTGCGGTCGCTGTACTCCGGAGTCAGCCGGGGCACGGAGACACTCGTGTTCCGGGGCGGCGTCCCCGAGAGCCAGTACGCGGCCATGCGGGCGCCGTTCCAGGAGGGCGAGTTCCCCGCCCCGGTGAAGTACGGGTACCTGAGTGTCGGCGTGGTGGAGGAGGGGCCGGACGAGCTCGTCGGGCGTACCGTCTTCTGTCTTCATCCGCATCAGACCCGGTACGTCGTCCCCGCGAGCGCCGTGACCGTAGTGCCGGACACCGTGCCCGCCGAACGGGCCTTCCTGGCCGGCACCGTCGAGACCGCCGTCAACGCCCTCTGGGACGCCGCACCCCTGGTCGGCGACCGGATCGCCGTGGTCGGCGGCGGCATGGTCGGCTGCTCGGTGGCCGCCCTGCTGGCCCGCTTCCCAGGGGTACGGCTCCAGTTGGTCGACGCCGATCCGGGCCGGGCCGAGGTCGCCAAGGCCCTGGGTGTGGGCTTCGCCTCGCCCGAGGAGGCGCTCGGCGAGTGCGATCTGGTCGTCCACGCCAGCGCCACCGAGCAGGGCCTCGCCCGGTCGCTCGAACTGCTCAGGGCCGAGGGCACGGTCCTTGAACTCAGCTGGTACGGCGACCGGCAGATCAGCCTGCCGCTCGGCGAGGCCTTCCACTCCCGCCGGCTGAACATCCGCAGCAGCCAGGTCGGCACCGTCTCCCCGGCCCGCAGCGGCAGCCGTACGTACTCCGACCGGCTCGCCCTCGCCCTCGACCTGCTCGCCGACCCGGCCCTGGACGCCCTCGTCACCGGGGAGAGCGCCTTCGAGGAGCTGCCCGAGGTGATGCCGAAGCTCACCTCCGGGGAGGTCCCGGCGCTCTGTCACCGCGTCAGGTACACGGACACCCCCTGA
- a CDS encoding creatininase family protein — translation MSGSQTRPAAHSLVPADTTEDVRTRGAGVSRQVAVLPVGSFEQHGAFLPLATDTLVACAIAREIAAAHPVHLLPPVTISCSHEHAAWPGTVSISSVTLHAVIRDIADSLRRSGVDALVLVNGHGGNYVLGNVVQESCARGERMALFPAPEDWEAARERAGVETSLLTDMHAGEIETSILLHTHPELIRPGYETSDFVSDDRRHLLTLGMSGYTDSGVIGRPSLGSAEKGKRLLASLADSFGAYVSLLTSADDSVRDTGDARK, via the coding sequence ATGAGTGGTTCACAAACGCGGCCGGCGGCACACTCGCTGGTGCCGGCGGACACCACCGAAGACGTACGGACGCGAGGAGCGGGCGTTTCACGACAGGTCGCGGTCCTTCCGGTGGGAAGCTTCGAGCAGCACGGCGCGTTCCTTCCACTGGCGACCGACACGCTCGTGGCCTGCGCAATCGCGCGCGAGATAGCCGCGGCGCACCCGGTGCACCTCCTTCCGCCGGTGACCATCTCCTGCTCGCACGAGCACGCGGCCTGGCCGGGGACCGTCAGCATCTCCTCCGTGACCCTTCATGCGGTGATACGGGACATAGCGGATTCGCTCCGCCGTTCGGGCGTCGACGCGTTGGTGCTGGTCAACGGTCACGGCGGAAACTACGTACTGGGCAACGTCGTTCAGGAGTCCTGCGCGCGCGGCGAGCGGATGGCACTGTTCCCGGCCCCGGAGGACTGGGAGGCGGCACGGGAGCGGGCGGGGGTGGAGACCTCGCTGCTCACCGACATGCACGCGGGGGAAATTGAGACCTCCATCCTTCTGCACACTCATCCCGAATTGATCCGACCCGGTTATGAGACTTCCGATTTCGTATCGGACGACCGCCGTCATCTGCTCACCCTCGGTATGTCCGGCTATACCGATTCGGGCGTCATCGGCCGCCCTTCGCTGGGTTCCGCGGAAAAGGGGAAGCGGCTGCTGGCGAGCCTCGCGGATTCCTTCGGCGCGTATGTGTCACTGCTGACCTCCGCGGACGATTCCGTTCGGGACACGGGAGACGCACGAAAATAG